The window AcctttttacaaataaataatattgccTTCAATATTTAGGCAACTAACACAtactctctgctgctgcactctCAATTTGTCACCTGGTTTGGTTTTATCGTTCATGTCATCCCATTGCTGCCATTATTTAGCTGTAATCACAATATGAATGTCGTATTTCATTGGTAACTGTGATATCAATCTTCTGAGACTATTTAATGGGATGTCAATTCTCTACTGTGAAGCACTTTTGactgcaatacaaataaagcttattattatttatcttagCTTTAAACTTCGTCATTAGAACCTTTTTACATGGTGTGTCGTCTTTTAAATGCAAAAGTGTGCTTGACTGAATCTCAGCTCCTGACCTGCAGCACTGGCTTCACCTCCTGTTCTCCGGCATTCTCGCAGCTTCGATCCGCATGCCGCTCCTCCGGCTTTTTTTGCTTTACCattgctctcctcctccacttctccATTTACTCCaccctcctttcctttcccagCTTCACCTTTGCTTCCTGAGGCCTCAGGGTTTGAGCTGGCTGCTTTCTTTGCGGCAGCACTAAGAACAAAACAccaagagaaacaaaatgagtttttctaacaactgtttttaaatgaacaattaaaTAAACTTAGACACACTGATTTACTAAAGCCAACAGTCCttataagaataataaaaataaactgttagACTACCTGATGGCAGCCGCATGCTTGACAGCATTGAGGTTCTGGCCATAGCGAACCAGCAGCTCCTCTATAGTCATGGTGGCCTCCTCATGGAGCAAAGCTGCCTCCTCCGTTTCCACTGAAATAGAGGCAGAAACATGGAAACGATCAGATGTCATAAAATGTAGTATTTGGCATAATTTCTCTTACGTGTAGGTGCATGCACTTCAGGATGTTTTCGACATGCTGTATTCTCTAGTCATTATTACTTATTGCATTTTGCTGGATGTTAATACTCTCCAATCCTCCATTTCCATTGTTAATATGTGCCTTACCACTCACAAAAGAAATTGCAAGTAGTAGTAGTGTACTCACAATCGTCCTCCTCTGACACCTTTACCACAGGCGGTGCCTCTGTGGGTCGTCCGGCGATCTGGACCAGCTCCTTAATGACCTCCTCTGTGGTTATTTTGCCGTCGATAGCTAAGAAAGCATCCTCCAGAGCCTGGAAACATCGCAGATAGATGCATCAGTAAACATGAAACGACACGTTGGCTGCCACATCGATGAATCTGTTCAGTGAGTTTTGAATGTGTCAGTACTGAGGAACTAGAGTTCACAATGTTGTCCTGGTTGTTGTAGCTTTTTCTTCAGTGAGAGTAGCCTCGGTTTTAGTCACTTTTCATCAATTACCGAGCCAAACCGCTGTTTTCTctgttcattaaaacatttcactgcattctttaatgatgtgaaatattataCTCTCGCAAAGCAGtcaaagagtgagagagaggaggcggggctgtgtgtgtactgcagtggtgtgtgtttttacttgcTCTTTATTGCCTTGCCTTTTGAATGTGCAATGATCTTTCAAACACAGGCACCCCCTCAAGAAAAATACAGTTGTCATCAAAGTAAAAAAGATTGAACTCTTGTTATTGTTCACTGCAGTCATTAGGCTGTTCTCTGCTATGAGCAAAGAACAGAAGAAGCACGTTGTTCTTAAAATAACCTCTTACACATATAACAAGGCAATGTTAAAGCCCTGTTATATCTATCTTTAACTCCAAGTAGAACAGGGGGAAATGGTGCTGACACATTCAAGTCATATTTCCacaaatcccccccaaaaaacgaaCCATGCCATAGTTAAGCAGCTAGTAATAAAGGGTTTGGAGAATGGTGTCTGCACTGACGATTCAAATCATACGTCTTCTCACCTTTTGCAGTTTGCCATCTTTGTAGGCCTTCTGCTCCTTGATGATGTCAGGAAGGTACTTTGAACAGTAAAGAGCCACCTCTTCACCTAAATGGAAACAGCAGGATAGTTGTGCAAACAGAGGAATCAGAGAGGtgtgtaaaacaaacaataaaaagggaaaCCTCGAAGACACATAGAAAAATCAGGTGTGTTCTGATGCTGTGAAAGATGGGTTCTGGGAGAAAGTCATTTTTAGAAAGTCTGTGTTGTGCATCAGGAATAGGTAAATATTTGTTCACAAAATACTGTTTATATGCACCAATGTACATTGAAAAATGATACAAGAATGTGACAGTATTTGTACAGTTTGCATGTGATTACCTCCATGTCCATCATACACAGAAAACATGGCTGTGTCCTCATCAAACTCTGGAATACAATTGTGAGAATCCTACAACACACATAAAAATGCACATTACATACAACATGGCAGTTGGTACAAATTGTTGCAAACATCATTTCGCTTTGGGTAAGAAAATATTTGGGACAGACGAGTCCAAAGGAATATCATTTTTAcgacatttcaaacatttcttcaTTCTAAGAAACCAAAAAAGTCCCGACACACCAAATGTTTAATATCAggctaaaacatgttttcccaGGTATGATGAATCGTACTAGATCAAAAATAAGAGGCATGTTGTGTATTATTAGCAAAAGTAACACCCCCTAAAAACTATATATATGGACATGTGTTGTGCCGTGTGCAAATATTCCACCACATTCCCAAAAATTGGAGAACATAGCTCTAAAAGAGACTGTGGGAGGCCATTCAGAAGCTAAACATAGGACATATCATTCCACAAAAGGTTTTATAGACCCTAGAAAATATTCTAACTTattcaatgtttatttgttgtggcaacattaaaaaagtcaacaaaaacaagctgGTTGTAATGAAGACTGCTTGTAAACCAAACGACCCGTCTTGACATTAAAGTCTATTACATCCAAGTATTTTTTAGAAAAAGCAGTTCACATGGTATGCATCTAGGTCGAACAGTTAGCTTTTTATCCTGTGGAGAACTGGAAGCAACACAATACatgtatgaacctgaaaaagtagcataatatgaCCCCTTGAATACCTTGTTTGCTCACTAGAAGTTACCAAATGAGACAACTGCTGTCAGATTCAGTGAGGTACGTTCTGAAGCGATATGAATTACGTTCTTCTTTATGTTGTTAGGGGTGATTACGATGCACTTCAGCATAACAAAAACAACCCGCGAATGACTTATGGATTTCAACCATCACTGCATCTAATTTAGGAGTGTGACGAACTTTGGAAAGGTACCAACAAACATGGAGACACTGCACATCAATTTATCCCACCATTGACAACTCAAATCTAATTTTCAACATGGAGTGTCTTTGATCCCGTCATTATTGTCTGCCTCACCTCCATGGAGACGCGCCAGCCCTGCATGGCAGAGAAGCCGTAGCTCAGGGTGCTGTTGCCGCCATCGGCAAAAGACTTGGTCGTGTTAGGTTGCGAGAGATAAGCCCCCATGGTGGTCGGTTTGTATGGCTTTTTACACCTGGAGAGAAGGCAACATAACAACatcacatttcagttttaaataaaaagacaaaagcagagcATTTATCTCACTTAAActagcttgctagctagctaacgttagcaacaCCACAACAAAAAGTAGACGCATCAGCTAGCTAGCACTAGCATGCTAGCCGGCTAAACTTCCAGCCCTAACCTCTGCCCCGCAATGCAAGCGGCTGCGCAGTTTAAGACAAAGCCAGAAACCACGTAGACTGTTAATTTACCTTTTCTGATGGAGCGGGGTCTGCTTATTGAAGGGTCCCAAAGAGAGAGCGCCACATAGAATAGATTACACGTGTGGGAGCAGAAAGCCGCTATCAACATAGAGCGAGCAAACAGAGAGCTGTGGAGGAAGGGAGCGCGCACGCATGTCCCTTTCGTTGGAATAAGGGGGCGTGCCCGCGACATACGTCAGACGTGAGGattattaatttgtttaattaatgaaaaaaaaccatTTAAGATAGTATAAAATAGGGTCgatctttattgatccctgtagGAAATGCAGgtgtgaaagcagcagcagagtaaGAGATAAACACTGATAGTAAACATGCTAATAGACACCGAAtaagaatttttaaaaaagaagggAGAATAAGAATtgaaaaataacatgaaaaggtgaatttaaatataaacagatatgtgAACAtggttaaatatatttacatttaaatgcaggtACCAGAGCAGGTGAAAGTCGTAGATGTGCAAACAGTGCAAATGTTATTAATGTTCAGTTCAGGTTATTTTTGATCATCGTTCACCCATCATTTGACCACCATTTCAACAACATACAAGGTTTTCACATAGCCTTTAATAGTCTTAGATGGATGCTGCTTTTTTAAAGTCACAAATGCAATAGGACGACACTTATTCCATCACCCTTTAAAACGTATATTTTAATAcgtaatattttttaatacagtttaaaacatgtttgtgcaattgattttatattttatttcaataatttattttaccAACATAATTTCCTCTTTATCACGATGTAGTACTGCTGCTATACGCTACACTCCCCGCTAATAGGTGGCGCTATAACTCCTCGTTGTTTTCCAACTACCAAAACAAATGACCAGAAGAAGAGAAACACGAACGTCATTAATTCAACATGGCGCGGGAAACCCGGGAACAGCTGAAGATGGAAGTTGGACAAGTGAACGAAGAGGTCGAAGATCTACCTCCGTCGACTCTTAAACTGTACGAGACGCAGTTCTTTGGCTTCACCCCGAATACCTGCATGTTGCGGCTCTACAGCGCCTTCCAGGACTGCCTGAACGACATATTACCCGTCGtggagaaggtgtgtgtgaggcagctCGGCAAAGGCGAGTCTTCCAGAGCCGACGAGCAGCTCCGGGCCAGGGAGTGTAGCCGTAGTCTGCAGCAGTTTCTGAACGACCGGTTCAAGGAACTGTCGCAGAGGATGGACGCGCTGCTGGTGAACCGCTGCTTCTCGGTGCCGCCCAATGTGCTGCTGCCCGAGGACCATTCACACAAGGACTACCCTCAACACATACAGGTGGTTACAGGCATCAGTCACATCGTTATAATTAACTCGATTCATGCAATGTTGATACAATTAGAATTGGAAAAGCAGTGGTGGTATaactaagtacttttactcaagtacactacttaagttacattttgagagacttgaaCTGTACATGAGtagctttgaaatgttttgctacttCTACCCCAATTAAATTAAGAGCAACATCTTGTctagctgttacctccgcgaccctgacggaaaagcagggagaagatggatggaaaatCTTGTACTATTACTCCACTACGTTTATTTAATATACTTgattactttgcagattttaaTAATGATGTCCAAtataattaacatttcaaataagaCTTAAGTCACACCTGGAGTTAATCCACAAGCTACTCTGCAGTATACTCCGTcaactagctgcaccttcacCAGCTTTTATAAACACAATTATGTATCAATAACTatgatcaaaacatatcatatatatgattctgaaatggaccaaacTGCATAATGAAAATTGAGAACTTTCACtttctttaagtatattttgtttCCAATactcttgtacttttacttgagtaacatttagATTCAGGGtctttacttgtaacagagtattcctgcactctggtacttctacttttactcaagtacaagatataacttgtggttgtgtgtttctattttgcTGTTGTGTTGCTTGTGAATGtcttatttatataataatgtaaCTTACAAAATTCTCTGCTACCTGGCTTCTCATGACGTCTtcacattttattgattaaaTAGAAGCAATGTGTCTGTCCTCGGTTTGACTTTGGTCTGCTCCATCAGGACGTGCTGAAGCTGGAGTCGTCCTTCACTGACCTCCAGAGGTCATACGAAGCAGAAGTGTATGCCCGGCAGGCGCTGCAGgctgagctggaggagcagaaggaggTGCAGAAGCAGCTTGACGGGATCCTGACATGGGTCAGAGAGCTGCAGGCGGCCTGGGTGAAGGAAGGTAACGCCAGCTTCCATGAAAGTTTCCGCGTGGTGATGGAGTCGGTAAAGAAGCTGCAGGCGGCCGTCAGGGAGGTCTGCCACAAGGCGCCTCATTGAACTGACCTCATATctgtaaaaaagacatttctccACAACTTTTATTgcttattctgtttttattctatcTGAACTTTATAAAATTACCCCCTCCTAATTATCCCCATTTACatcttgattaaaaaaaatccacaatGAATTCAGGCTCCAAAGTATTGAAATATTGTAAACCAGCATAAATGACACGTGTTACACACGTTTGTCTTCTTTCCCTGTAAAAGAAGACAAAGTCTGATGCTGAAACATTTGCTTTGATGCCTTTACGAACATCAACCGTAATCTAGTGCAGTTAAAGACcttgaaaacacacatcagtTTAGTCTACTTTCTTACAGCAATTTTCTTTCTCATagaatgtacattttatatgttGTTGGAAGTGAGTGATAACCCTTCATGACATCGTCACAGGTAAACATTGCTAACTGTCACATGTACTCTAGGTTCATTTTTAACTGATGCTGACTCACCTGGAAGTGTGACAGGTGTGCATACCATTTGCAAAActcttcatctttttaaactgttaaaCTCTTTTAAATTTAAAAGCCCCATCCTCTCAATTCAAGGGGCAACCTTTACAGTTTTTATTAGCATTTTGACATGGGCCCATGTATATTTCCCATCATAGTATCCGTCAGTCTTTAATCCTCCTGATTTCTGACATCTATATTTACCCTAATTTACTCTGTCTCTAAACCATAGGCTGTATATGCTATAAACTCCACTCAGATTTCCCCTTAGACACCTTTCATTTCCTTATCTTTATTTGTAACTTGGCgttgttgtatttgtgttattgtcATTTTACTGCATTCCTGAGGTGTTAATAATAACAACGACGTGTCCATCCTCCCAAGAGCCACAGTTTTTGAGGTGCCGTGATGCCCAGCAGAGGACGCTCTCTGCCTGTTAACGCCACTCCTCCAGTCTGACCCAGTTGCACTTAAGTAAAGCGCTAATTGAACCcttaaataaacagtctgtgtGAAGCtaatacatttgcaaatgaGCATTAAATAACATTGTAGAAAGCTCCAAGAATCTTTGTGTTGATGGAGACACTGGAGgaacataaagtacatttacaattCTGAGAGATTGGTTTCCAATGCTAGCTCTTCATTTAGTCTCACTGTAGATTcgagttttaaaaaatgttgtcctCTAATTTTGAATtctattaaatgtgtttattgcacaCACTGGACCACAGTTTGTGAAAAACTAATATTGGGTTTGATGTAAAATTAGAATTAACACTAACTATATATTCACATTGCAGAAAAGGATAGGAAACAATACAACTTTTgatgcaacatttaaaagtgtaattgtTGCAATTTGTAAAACATACATACAGCCCTGGGAAAAAtaagatatacatttttcttaaatctcaatctctacatgtatggcagccattccagtgtttgttgaattccaacccAGTATTAGTTTtcagtattttatagaatacaataagaaCAGGAAAAATAACTCCACTCAAAGACACATCTATAAAtggtaaaaccagagaaactgataatgctgcagtggtctctttatttttttccaaagctgCATGTGCTATCAGATTTCTAAATAACCTAACTCTTCCATAAAATAATTCCCCATCAATATGTGACTCTaatattaaacacaaatgtaacTACAGACATCTGGACAGAAACATAACAGAAATACCAGAATGGCAATAAAACGCAGTGACATTTTTACCTTTGTAAGAGGCTATTTGCAATTTACTGGTTTGAAAAGATTtatacacaacaacaaatataaaataaagagatgCATTTCCTCCAATTTCATTTGTTAACCGATGATTGAAACAATTTGGTGTGTCTGGGGTTTTCACAGCTGCGTGGATGGGCCATTGGGGGCGCCAGTGTTAAACTCCCCTGCAGTGCATCTCACCTTCAACTCAGCAGTAGATGAAGtgcctttaatgttttttatttaattttaatacAAAATCTGAGCTGTTACCGCAGCAGAGTAGCAGCATGGTGTAATACCTGCAGAGCTTAGAAGATTTCCGACATCACTTTTGTCCTTATCATCCGTGGTTATTTATTGTCATGGCGTGAACTTAAAATGCCTCTCCAGACTCGCATAGCgaagtgaaaatacaaaaatgatggCCTCAATACAAATTGTATTGCTGTTACGTTTgacaaataatcaaaaataagaATTGTTAGCTTGATATCCTCGTTCCCTGTGATTATCCGACACTTTAGACTTAATATTATATAAAGCTTTAAGGTTTCTAAGTGTGACACTAAGGGTCTACTTAGCAGAGACAGAACCTGTAATTGGTTTTGCTGATGTCAGATTAACAaccccaacaacaacaattgcaACTGAAGgtacataaacaacaacaagaggtCCAGTGTCAAcactaaacatttgttttagcattcctgctgtgtgtgtggtggtgtgtgtccCTGTTGTGATTGACTGAAGAAAGTATCAGTCCAGGTGGGGAggtgtgaacattttttttttgagtCATGATCCTAAAAGctacagctttttttttcttgcagcattttcaaattgcaataaaaaagagaagacgAACGATCAAGAAATTACTTTCaaaccatttgttttaaaatcgtATCCACTCTGTCTTTTGAAGTGttcttctctttgctttttgAAATGAGCCAGAAGTACTTCACCAATGTATTCAGTGTGTTAAGAACAAGTGAAGCAGAGCCATAATACTACTTactttttctttgactttgCAATATTAATAACAAACCCAATCAGTCCACATATGTTTCTATGATAGAGCTGTTTTGAAATGGACAGCTTCCCAATAGTCAGTCACAGTTGCATTTGGTGTTTATGAACTTTACATCATACAGAGTGGACTCTACACACAATAGgtgctgtattttatttctaaaacaaGTTCatagctgttattaaatgttaatatttgatTTTCCTTCCATCTTGTTGATGTCTTTTGAATGGATGTGAA of the Eleginops maclovinus isolate JMC-PN-2008 ecotype Puerto Natales chromosome 4, JC_Emac_rtc_rv5, whole genome shotgun sequence genome contains:
- the mis12 gene encoding protein MIS12 homolog, producing the protein MARETREQLKMEVGQVNEEVEDLPPSTLKLYETQFFGFTPNTCMLRLYSAFQDCLNDILPVVEKVCVRQLGKGESSRADEQLRARECSRSLQQFLNDRFKELSQRMDALLVNRCFSVPPNVLLPEDHSHKDYPQHIQDVLKLESSFTDLQRSYEAEVYARQALQAELEEQKEVQKQLDGILTWVRELQAAWVKEGNASFHESFRVVMESVKKLQAAVREVCHKAPH